The DNA region ggagagggggagggggaggggtacagagagaactggatggagggtggcgtaggacatctctcttcgggtgatgggtatgcaacagaactaaatgacaagataacctggaaatgttttctttgaatgtatgtaccctgatttattgatgtcaccccattaaaataaaaatttatttataaaaaaaaaaaaaagatttgtactcagctCTGGCTGCGGCTGAGTGGAGAGAGCATCTCAGGGCTTAAGAATGAcacaggttcaactcccagttaGGGCACGCAGTAaacgcgaccatctgcttttcccctccccttctctccccctcctctccgcagccagtggtttgattggttgcAGTGTACCCAGGCACTGAGTTGGAACAGTCTCTCTAAGGTGGTAAAAGTAGTgcagatggggttgcctggtggatcctggtgagatgcatgcgggagtatgCCTCACTGTCTCTCGTCCTCTTATCCTCCAGAaggaatagtaataataaaagttttaagaatGTTGTACTCAGTACTTTTCAGCCCATCTCAGAAAGGTGACACATAAGGTCAAAAGGGGCAGCCTCGAGTCAGCAGAAAGaagatttctcatttgtgccaGGTTTCACAGAGTCCTTTGAGGGCTTTGTGAATTGGCCACACATTAGCAGTGGGACCACAATGAATCCTGCCTGTCTTCCTCAAGAATTGATGTCGGGCAGGGGTGCCTGTCAGGTCTTCCTGAGGCATAACACTGAAGTGAACACCATGGACTGAGAGGAGAAATCATGACATTACCGTGAGTCCAATTATACCTTGAATTCAGATGCTATGTCAAACCAAGTACCTTAGGACCTAAACATGCCTGCAGCAGGCCTCACTCTTAGGAGACCAAGTTTAGTCAAATAAGGTCAACCTCATTTCTTCTTACTGGGTCTGGGAGCTTGGCTCTTACTGGAAAGGATTTCTTTCTCTGAGCCCAATTGAGGAACCTGAGTCAATACTCAAAGAATCAACCAAGCCTGAATAAAAGAGACATTAAAGCATCCATTTCAACCATGTACCCTCACTGGAGAAATCTCAGGGAGGACATGTCAGGTTGAGCATGTCACCTCACTAATTTGTTTtagttagaaattaaatttaatgtggtgacattctTCCATAGGAATGTATacgtttcaggtaaatatctcaaTAGTATAtcaactattgattgtgttgtgtgcccatcacccaaagtcagatcacttTCCGTCACcctatgtttgtttctctttacccACCTTACTTCATATCAGATCTATAAGAAGTAATATTAGACTGAGGGTACAGCCACCACTCAGCCAAAGGGGAGGTCTTAAAAGTAGCTCAGGTGAGGCACGTGACTGACAACTGAGGATCCAGACACACTCAGGACACAAAGAACCCCTCTAAGCTGTGAACACTAGGTTTTCCCTGATAAAGAAGTAGACTGAGGCTCCCCTCCACTTCTATCTCCTGAGTCCAAGGGAGCATTAAGGTGTCAGCTTCAGAGTAGAAGAAGTGAGTGTGCCCATGCTATGCCCAGAGTTCACAGGATAATACTGCAGATGAACCGGCAGTACCCCACATGCCAGAAAACAGGGACCCCCAGTATATCACCTACTGTCATCTAAGTAAGTTTAGATAGGGATGGTAGCATGCAGTACAGCTCACTCTTAAGGTCGTGTGTTTCCGCGACGTGGTTCTTAGAGGACAGAATGCCCAGGAAAACAGGAGCCTAGTGGGTTTCTAGGGTAATGTCCTCAAGATGGCCTGTAGGGGCTGCCTTCAGTAAAACCACTCTGCAATTTACCTGCTGAAGGTGTTCATATCATCTCATTCTCCATCTCTCAGGTGGCCAAATAATCTGTCTGTTCACACACACCTCTGTCTGCTGTCCTGAACAACAGCCATCATGCCTCGTGGTCAGAAGAGTAAGCTCCGTGCTCGTGAGAAACGCCGCCAGAACAAAGCTGAGCCCCAAGGACCTGAGAATGTTCAGGCCACTGcagcagaggaagaagagggtgcttgctcttcctcttctgttttcgGGGAAGCATCCTCCAGCCCCACTGGTGCTGTCTCTCTCCAGGTGTCTCCAAGTGCTCCAGACACCACTGGTGCCACTGCAGGGGTTTCATGCAAAAGATCCGAGGTAAAAGCCAGAGGCTgtgttcagaaaagtaaaaatgccCCCCAGGCCTCAACTTCCACTGAGTTGTGTGACCCGGATCTTCTAAGCAAGAAGGCGAGAATGATGATGAAGTACCTGCTTTCTCAGTATCAACTGAAGAAGCCCATTAGAAAGGCAGAAATGCTGAAGATAGTCCACAAATGGTACAAGAAGGATTTTTCTGAGATCCTCAGGAGGGTCACTGAGCAATTGGATCTGATCTATGGCCTAGAATTGAAAGAAGACAAGCCCAACGGTACCGTCTATAGCCTTACCGAAACTCCAGGTACTCGCAGTCTTAACAAGTGCTGGAGATTTCCTATAAAAGGAATTCTGATGCTTCTACTGGGTGTGATCTTCTTGAATGGCAGGTGTGTCTCTGAAGCAGAGTTCTGGAAATATCTAAATCTCATGGGCGTCTATGATGGAGAGGAACACTTTATCTATGGGGAGCCCAGAAAGCTTATCACCCGAGATTTGGTGCAGGAAGAATATGTGGTGTACCAGCAGGTGCCCTTCAGTGATCCTCCACGTTATGAGTTCCTGTGGGGTCCAAGAGCCGAAGCTGAGACCTCCACATTGAAAGTGCTCAAGTTTTTGGCCAAGCTCAATGACTCTGACGTCACTGACTTTCCAATTCTGTATGCAAGGGCTTTGAAACAGGAGCAAGAAAGAGCTCAAACCAGAGCCCAAGCTGCATCCACATCCATGGCTGGCCCTCCTTCCGAGGCCAGTGGGAGCTCCAGTACCGCATCTAGCTGCGTCCCGCACCCTGAGTGACCTCGAGCTGGAGTCTTCACTTTTGCATTGAAAAGGCCTGTTAAGCAGTTTTCTAATATGCAAAATATGTtgttggcttctttttcttttgtttggtatTTTCAAGTAGTGTACTTTTAGCATATTTACTTAGATTCAAGATACAGGTTCAAGAATGATACAGATCTCACTTTTATTGCTGTTTACCAGGATAAGAGtattatttttgacatttaaattGAAATCCTTCAATCACTTTTATGATGCAGTGCTAGATAACATGGTTTGAGGATAAGAGTATCCATTGAGATGTGAAAGATCTTTGCACTAAAATAGTTGGTAGCAATAGGCAGTAGATaagtaaatagatagatagatagatagatagatagatagatagatagatactttAGGACTATAGACAtacacatagatacatagaatAATATTGGCTAGTTTTTCATATCTTTTAAATGACTGCTGCCATATGATATATTCATTTTGACAGTTCAACATAGTGATTAGGTATTTGCATAAGTTAAAAGTATTCACCCCTTTAAGTCTTGTCCTCATCTGATCCTTATGTAGCTGTTGCAATGTTAATAACTCTATTACCTATATGTACCCAGCAGTATCTGTCACAGCGATGATATGGAAGCAATCTTAAGTGTCCATCTGTAGACAAATGGATCAAGATGTGGTGCACTGACAAAATTAGTCAATTGTTTgccttattacatttattttgtaaattagaAAGCTATATACCtggatttgtttatgtttttcaagGACGTTTGACAATATAAATCATAGTGAATCCAACCTGTTCATTCATGGGTTTTATTTTTGACAATCATTAATTAATTGAGTATCAGCTCTTTGGAAATATTAATGCTTGTAGTGATGATGTTTAGGCAAAGAAGACCCAACCCCTATCCATAGGACTATAGATTGTAGGAGAAACTATCATTGCAGAAGAAGGTGCAGTACTCTAATTATTAAGAAAACAGTGAAAAGGAGAGTAAAGAGGAGGTGGAGGTAGCATATTACCTATTACCTTGTTTCATTTCTAAGCTGAATTTTATTTCATgagaaggttttcttttttctaaaacgACATATTTTCTGACATGACACAGAAGTAAGAAAAAGTTCTCGCTGGATTGATAATAACATCTGAGTTCAGAGATAATCACAGTTATAATGGGCATTCTCTAAGGTCTCAGTATAAGTCAGGCTCAGTGAAAAATGCTTTCCATACATCACGTATATCCCACCGGACACAGAGTCCATCAGGGTCTCTGTACAGGGAGAGCATGAGGCTCATAGAGTTGAAGCTTCCTAATGTGCAAAATCCATGGGTCTCATAGAGGGCAAGGCTGGAACTGGATTCCTGGTGTGAATTATGGTAAACCCACACTGGTCTACTTCCCCACCCTGAGACACACCTTGtgcttcttattttaattttcttgtcagTACATGAAAATATGTCTAAAGTGGTAAAAGGAATGGCCCTGTTCCCAAACTTCTGGATTGGAAAACAGCCATACCAGGAAGAATGATATTACAATTGagaagtagaaataaacaaatgaaagtgacAGTGTCTGTGACAGTATGATCATCATCATTTCCAGTGTTCGATAATCTCAAAGATCAGGGGCTCTGAAAATTATCCAGGACAGCCTTTTCCCTATAGAAAGTAAGTCTATCAGATCAGAAGTTAGATGAGAATTCTCATCTGGATGACTAAGAGGAGTAGATAGAAGTATTTTTCTTACGCAGACATCCCATAACCTGTTCGTAGACTCCTTCTTTGTGCTACAGTTTACTCCTGGACAGGGATGCATTCTCAGCAAGTGTGCTGTGGTTGCTGCTTAACATTTTTCAGAGATGCTGTAATTATCAGAAAGCCTTTTATCCAAAAGATAGGAACCAAGATGAAAGTGTCATATAGGGGGCAGAGGAGACTAACACCCCATGATGTCGGTGGTCACAGGGATACCTTCTCTATCTGCTCTCAGTGATGAGGGTCTCAGAAACAGCTTCCAGGCTGAAAATACTCTCATTCTTCAGGCATCTCAGGGAACTAAGCCTTAGTCTAATGGCAAGGTGCACAGATCAGTTGAGGAAGGAGTGCCAGGTTCTCACAGAAATgtctaagcctgaccaggtggtggcgcagtggatagaccatcagactgggatgtggtggACCCACGTTTGAGATACCGAGGTAgccaccttgagcgcgggctcatctggtttgaggaaagctcaccactttggacccaaggttgctgccttgagcaaggggttacttggtctgccgtagcctcacggtcaaggcacatatgagaaagcaatcaatgaacaaagtgctgcaacgagaaactgatgattgatgcttctcatctctctctgttcctgtctgtctgtccctatctatccctctctcagactccctctctgtctcagtaaaaataaaaaatgtcagtgaTAAACCTTATTGAGGATGATGGCAGGACCCAGGCTGAACAGTAGGATCCCATAAAGTTCTATCCCAGTTGTCAGTGATGTTCAAAAATGTTATCTGTTTGAGGCTAACACTACAGTTCAATTCAGGGCCCTGGAGTGTGTAGATTTTGTCTGTAGGCTACAGTCTCAGATCACAGAGTGGAATCCCTGGAAGGGTGCAAATTCCAAGAAAATAACTTGCATAAGACCCTGGCCTGTTGTCCAGTGGTAGTGGTGGCCCAGgatgtggaagtcatgggttcgattcccagtaagGACACAAAaagaaagtgaccatctgcttctacatccctccctttttctcccttctctctctctcaactcctcatgtcattgctccattgctttgaGGAAGTTGGCCTGTGGGTGTTGAGATAGGTTCTATGGCCTGATGTCAGGTGATAAAATACCTCAGTTGCCAAataatggagcaacggccccagttGGGCACAACATCTCCCAGAAGGTGGCCAGTCAGGTAGACACCTGACggagcacattcaggagtctatctcactgctgctccgcctctcacttaatagaaaaaaaagaaaaaaaaacttctaagaaAATCAGTTAACTCAGAGTTAACAGGTACAACGAAACTTTCCTCTGCTGTTATCCCTGGGAGACACAGGCAAAGCAGGTGGGATCAAGTCCCCTTTAGATTTGCCTGCTTGGTCTCAGAGAGAAGTGAGTGTTGATTTACAGACTGGATCTTCAGCAAAGCAGAATCCCAGGCTTGACTTGGCATGGCTAAAACCCTGAATGAGGAATGAGGCAACAAAGTGCTCCACAAGAGGCATATCTTTAGAATGTTCTGCTCTGTAGTTGGACAGAGGTCAAAGGTGCAGCTTCCAGACACTGGTTACCTACATTTCATGAAAAGGGGTGGTCTAAGAGACTTAATCCTGCAAAGAATGGGATAAACCCCATAGAGCAGAGGGAGATACCCAATTTCTAGTAGCATTCAACATGATAACATGGagtaacatgaatggatcttTCCCAGAAAGAAGGAGGCCACTGAGAGCCCTGTCCTTGTCAGACCTGTGACTATGGCACTACTCATGGTGGCATGATGAGTCCTACTTTCTCCCAGAGATCTCATGGAGGTGAGGAATGTCATCCAAGTCGGCATTCACAGGTCAGCAGAAGTAAATTTTCCAGATTGTGCCAGAAACCAAGGTAAGGATGCTGAAGATTGAAAGGACAGCTCATCTCATAAAAGTGGGGCAGCACAATCCCATTTTAGGATCCTGGAGAGACCTTGGGCTGCTGTGACCACATGAGGCAAAGTTCACTTCTTCCTAGGGCATCTCAGGTTATTGGGGGACTTAGTAGGGAAAGGATAAGCCTCAAAACAAGACAGAGGATATCTTCAGGTTATGCAGGGATCAGGAGGAGGACAGTGAGGAGCACTGTGTGGACACACACCCTGTGTCATCCATGCCGTACAGGATCTTCCCCAGCCAGCTCTAGGAGCTTCCAGGCAGTGATGTCTCCCAGAAGGACCCATCAGTTCCCATTACATGAAAGTGAGGGTTGGGTTTGTGGGTGGTGATCACAAGTCAATGAAGGGAAAAACACTAGGCCTGCCCGGCATTCAAATTGAGGAGCTCAGTTGGGTCCTTGAGTAGCACCATCCTTCATTGGGCCGGAACCTGCTGCCAGAGCTTTCATTCCTGTGCCTCCATAGACAGGTGTGGGCAGATAAGGTCAACCTTACCTACTCCTTTTTCGGTCACCGGGCGGTGTAAGCTTTACTATGAGGACAGAGGCCTCAGGTCAAGATGGAGGGCAGCCCCAGGCCATCTCAGGAGTCAAACATGGAGGCCTGAGTGTAGACCAGGGGATTCATCTAATCATAAataggagagaaagcagagggtggAGTTACAAGACTGGGCATCTGTCAAAGGCAGGACCCTGATGAAGACTAAAGGTAATGCTcacagcataaaaaagaaaattttggccctggccggttggctcagcggtagagcgtcggcctagcgtgcggaggacccgggttcgattcccggccagggcacacaggagaagcgcccatttgcttctccacccctccgccgcgctttcctctctgtctctctctcttcccctcccgcagccaaggctccattggagcaaagatggcccgggcgctggggatggctctgtggcttctgccccaggcactagagtggctctggtcgcaacatggtgacgcccaggatgggcagagcatcgccccctggtggacagagcttcgccccctggtgggcgtgccaggtggatcccggtcgggcgcatgcgggagtctgtctgactgtctctccctgtttccagcttcagaaaaatgaaaaaaataaataaataaataaaatttcctctCCTGTCATCCCTGGGAAGCCCGTGGCAGAGATATCAGCCTGTTTTGAGCCTGGGAAGTCTCAGGGAGGAGAGGGCGTCTGGGTAATTTGGGTAGTCTCCCTTTCGCAGAGAGAGGGACTGGGTCTCTAACAAGGACCACCCACGTGAAGACCCTGAGTGTTATGATGGAACCCCTCAAATAGTAGAGGTGGTCCACATAGAGTTCAGTTCTTTTCCTATCCCTGGGAGACCCAGAAGAGCTTCCACTGTGGAGTGCACGAATTCTACCAGTGTGGTTCGGGGAGGAAAGGGCATTGCGCCATAGGATTGAACCCAAGTCTGCAAAGAGAAGAGTCTTGTACAAAATTGAGCAAGGCGAGGACACTCAGTGCTAAATGAGGGTCTCTCTCAAAAACAGCGGGGGCCTCACAGAGTTGCGGCCCTCTGGGCAGGCCTGTAAGGCCCGTGGAGTGCACTAGCAGTGCGTCCTGACTGCCCCATTGGTACTAGGGTAAGTGCGGACATTGATTGCAGCTGGACATATCGTGGGACTACAGGGACACGTCCAGGCTCTGAACACACAAGTGTCAGGACCTTGAGTGAGGATCTTGAGCCCACTGACTCTTGACAAACGGGGTCCCACAGAGCCCCGCCCTGCTCTCAGCCCTCAGGCACCATGGACAGCCCTGCCGGAAAGGACTTAAAGAATCCCAACAAATGGGGTCCTTCGAACACTGCCCCCAGACTTCAGCCCTCAGCTCTCAGGCATGCTAGACAGAGCAGCCAGAGAGGAACCATGAACTCCTAACCAGTGGGGTCTCACAGAGCCCATCCTCTGCTCTCAGCTCTCAGGCACCCTGGACTGCCCTATCAGGAAGGACCCCTAAATTCAGCCATTGGGGTCCTTGGGAGGGCCGCACTCAGCAGCCTGGACAGCCCTGCCTGAAAAGACCCATCGACGACAAGCAGTGGGTTCCCATGAGCCGCGACCTGGGATATCAGCCTTTAGCTATCCTGGAAAACTGGCGGGAAAGGACCTCCGCCTCCAGCCATTTCAGTCCTTTCAAACTTGGTGCCAGGTTCTCAGCCCTCAGGCACCGTGGACAGCCCTGCCTGAAAGGACCCATCTTTTTGGCTAAGAGCCCAGGACCTTTTTCCAAGCACTTCCATCCAATGCTTTTCCGGTTGCCGGGTACCACGATTTCGAAGGATTAGCTTCAAGTCTAGGTAAGCACCCCACAGTGGATTCTGCAGAAACCACACCCCCACATGAAAAAGGTGTGCCCCCACTTTTTCACAGGCCCCTGGCTTTCAGAGGCCCCAGCAGGGCGGCCACACTGAATCAGCCTGGAATGTGTTAGCGAGCAGGCCTGGCAATATGGCGGTAGGCCTGGTTTTGTAGGTGGACATCCAGGTCTGAAGTGGGTTGAGGACGAGGGCCCTGGGTACTAAGAGCAGACCTTCATCCATAGAAGAAGGCACATGGAAGCCACCCCTGCAGTCGCCCGCAGGAGGCGccaggcaaaggaaataaaaaagcgAAGGAACATCCGATCTCGAGGTAACTACAGGAGTTGAGGGTTACAGCCAACTACTACCAAGCTTAGCAGATGAGGCTCGGGGCACAGCGCTCAGGCTGAGGTGACCCCTCATTTCCTGTGCCAATGGACTCACAGAGTTAAAGGCATTAGTTTAGTGGAGGAAGCCCAATTTACAAAAAGGGACACAGCCCACAACAGGATTTGGGTTGTGACActgtgagaggagggaggaccATCTCAGAGTGTAGGGGGCCACGTAAAGTCCCAGCCCTGTTTGCACCCCTCCCAGACTTGGGCATATTGCCAAGAAGATTTGTACTCAGCTCTGGCCGCGACTCAGTGGATAGAAGATTGCAGGGCTTATGAATGTCACAGGTTCGACTCCCAGTTAGGGCACGCAGTAaaggagaccatctgcttctccccctctccaccttctctcccccctcctctccacagccagtggtttgatggGTTACAGtgtacccaggcactgaggatagctgggttgcaGCTGTCagtctcaggtgataaaaatagtacATAcaagtttgctgggtggatcctggtaagggcgAATGCAGCAGTAGGTTTcactatctttcttcctctcttgtaaaaaatgataataataaggaAAAACATAAAGTCGTACTCAGTACTTCTCAGGCCATCTCTGGGAGGTGACACATTAGGTTGAAGGGGAACCTCACCTCAGCAGAAGGAAGATCTCATGTTTATACCAGCTTTCAGAGAGTCCCTTGAGGGCTTTGGCAATTGGCCACACATTACCAGGGGGGCCACAACAATCCTGCCTATCTTCCTCAAGCACTGATGTAAGGCAGGAGTATTTAACAGATCTCTCTGAGGCATAACACTGAAGCAAAAACCATAGACTAGGAGGAGCAATCCTAGATGAACACAGGGACAAATCATGACATCAGCGTGAGTCTAATTATATCCTGAATTCGGTTGCTTTGTGAAACCAACTACCTTAGGACCTAAACATGCTTACAGCAGGCCTCACTCTAGGGAGACCATGTTTGGTCAGATAAGGTCAATTTCATTTCCTCTTACTGGTTCTCAGGGAGCTTGGCTCTTACTGGAAAGGATTTCTCTCATCCCCCAATTTAGGAACCTAAGGGCATCCTCAGAGAACCAACCAACCTTGAATAAATGAGGCATTAAATCATCCATTTCAACCAAATACCATCACTTGAGGAATCTCAGGGAGGACCTGTCAGGTTGAGCATCCCACCACAGTTCTTTTTCTTAGttaggaattaaatttaatggggtggtaTTCATCCTTCAGAATTCATAGGTTTCAGTTATACATCTCTATAGTACTTGAACTATTAAATGAGCTGTGTTCCCATCACCAAGTCACATCATTTTCAGTCACTATACCTGTTTCTCTTCGCCCCGTCACTTTATATAAGATCTAGGGGAGGTAAAATCATTagagtaaagccagtagccacatccaccatcacagccgcctggcctgtgcacgttcacatttgattcagaccgACTATAATGAAACaaaagagccaagaactggtgggccattgccattaattctagtttgcatccggcaggcgagaaatacacacagtgggaaaacacttccctttctattcagggctcccaaagcctctgCCTCTTCCGAGTACTGTATTCCGAGAATCAAAGGCCGCACcagcttattcacctctgttccccatcttcttctctttgcACTAACTCTgcagaaactggcttctctcagcaccctgccatcttggctgcctctcctctgcaatgctgatgacaggGTCTGAGAGAGAGATCCCActttctgccttattttatagtgtagaaattaaattctttaagccaatatacaaattagaaagtctctgatacaaagccacttatctgaggcataaatggaattcctcatgagagtccACCCCCGCtcttgcaacagtcaagggtgtggggaaaagcttagttttgagaagatcttagtatttagaaggatgttgaaaagatcttagtattaaaactaaGCATTAGGGTATAacgaccttgccagcttacagcctgtctcccacacctaaTTGAAACTataagtgaggccctggccggttggctcagcggtagagcgtcggcctggcctgcgggggacccgggttcgattcccggccagggcacataggagaagcgcccatttgcttctccaccccccccccttccttcctctctgtctctctcttctcctcccgcagccggggctccattggagcaaagatggcccgggtgctggggatggctccttggcctctgtcccaggcgctagagtggctctggtcgcggcagagcgaccccctggatgggcagagcatcgccctctggtgggtagagcgtcgcccctggtgggcgtgccaggtggatcccggtcgggcgcatgcgggagtctgtctgactgtctctccccgtttccagcttcagaaaaatacaaaaaaagaaaaaaaaaaaaaaagaaactataagtgagcaaatatatatatatatatcatatttaaaaacttatttgaataaaaattagtCTGAGGGGCCAGCCACCAGTCAgtcaaaagaaaatgaacttaTAGGAAGCCAAGGTGTGGCATGTGACTAAGAACTGAGGATCCAAACAAACTCACGACACAAAGGACTCCATTAAGCTCTAAGCACTGGGTTTCGCCTGATAAAGAAGTGGACTGAGGCTCCCCTCCATTTGTATCTCCTGGGCCCCAGGTAGCATTAAGGTGTCAACATCAGAGTAGAAGAAGTGAGGGTGCCCATGCTATGCCCAGAGTTCACAGGATAGTACTGCGGATGAACCGGCAGTACCCCACATGCCAGAACAATGGGACCCACAGTACATCACCTGCTGTCATCTGAGTAAGTTTATATAGGGATGGTAGCATGCAGCACAGCTCACTCTTAAGGTCATGTGTTTCCTCTAcatcaggcttccccaaactacggcccgcgggccacatgcggccccctgaggccatttatccggcctcccaccacacttccagaaggagcacctctttcagtggtggtcagtgagaggagcactgtatgtggcggccctccagtggtctgagggacagtgaaccggtcccctgtgtaaaaagtttggggacccctgcatggtTCTTAGGATCAGAATGTCCAGTAAAACAGGAGCCTATTGGGTTTCTAGGGTAATGTCCTCAAGATAGCCTATAGAGCCTGCTTCAGTAAAACCACTGTGGATCTACCTGTTGAAGGTGCTCATATCATCTCATTCTCCATCTATCAGGTGGCCAAATAACCTGTCTGTTTACCCACAGCTCTGCCTGCTGTCCTGAACAACAGTCGTCATGCCTCGTGGTCAGAAGAGTAAGCTCCGTGCTCGTGAGAAACGCCGCCAGAACAAAGCTGAGACCCAAGGTCTTGACAGTGTTCAGGccgctgcaagagaggaagaagaggctgcttgctcttcctcttctgtttttgGGGAAGCCTCCTTGAGCTCCACTGGTGCTGTCTCTCTGCAGGTGTCTCCAAGTGCTCCAGACACCACTGGTGCCACTGCAGGGGTTTCATGCAAAAGATCAGGAAAAGCCAAAGGCCGTGTTCAGAGAAGTAAAAATGCCGCCCAGGCCTCAGCTTCCACTGAGATCTTTGCCCCAGATCTTCTAACTCAGAAGGCGATTCTGCTGGTAGAGTACCTGCTAGGTCAGTATCAACTGAAGAAGCCTATTAGAAAGGCAGAGATGCTGAAGGTAGTCCGCAAATGGTACAAGAAGGACTTTCCTGAGATCCTCAAGAGAGCCACTGACCGCATGGATCTGATCTATGGCCTAGAATTGAAAGAAGACAAGCCCAATGGGAACGTTTACAGCCTTTTCGAACCTCCAGGTGCTGGCAGTCTTAACAAGTGCTGGAGATTTCCTAGAAAAGGAATGCTGATGCCTCTGCTGGGTATGATCTTCTTGAATGGCAACTGCGCCTCTGAGGCGGAGATCTGGGAATTCCTGAATATTATGGGCATCTATGAGGGAGAGTATCACTTCGTCTTTGGGGAGCCCAGGAAGCTTATCATGCAAGATTTGGTGCAGGAAGAATATCTACTGTACCTTCAAGTGCCCTACAGTGATCCTCCATGTTATGAGTTCTTCTGGGGGCCAAGAGCAGAAGCTGAGATCACCAAGATGAAAGTCCTGGAGTTTCTGACCAAGTTCAATGATTCTATCATCACTTACTATCCACTCCTATATGAAGAAGCTTT from Saccopteryx leptura isolate mSacLep1 chromosome X, mSacLep1_pri_phased_curated, whole genome shotgun sequence includes:
- the LOC136386250 gene encoding melanoma-associated antigen B4-like, with the translated sequence MPRGQKSKLRAREKRRQNKAEPQGPENVQATAAEEEEGACSSSSVFGEASSSPTGAVSLQVSPSAPDTTGATAGVSCKRSEVKARGCVQKSKNAPQASTSTELCDPDLLSKKARMMMKYLLSQYQLKKPIRKAEMLKIVHKWYKKDFSEILRRVTEQLDLIYGLELKEDKPNGTVYSLTETPGTRSLNKCWRFPIKGILMLLLGVIFLNGRCVSEAEFWKYLNLMGVYDGEEHFIYGEPRKLITRDLVQEEYVVYQQVPFSDPPRYEFLWGPRAEAETSTLKVLKFLAKLNDSDVTDFPILYARALKQEQERAQTRAQAASTSMAGPPSEASGSSSTASSCVPHPE
- the LOC136386251 gene encoding melanoma-associated antigen B2-like → MPRGQKSKLRAREKRRQNKAETQGLDSVQAAAREEEEAACSSSSVFGEASLSSTGAVSLQVSPSAPDTTGATAGVSCKRSGKAKGRVQRSKNAAQASASTEIFAPDLLTQKAILLVEYLLGQYQLKKPIRKAEMLKVVRKWYKKDFPEILKRATDRMDLIYGLELKEDKPNGNVYSLFEPPGAGSLNKCWRFPRKGMLMPLLGMIFLNGNCASEAEIWEFLNIMGIYEGEYHFVFGEPRKLIMQDLVQEEYLLYLQVPYSDPPCYEFFWGPRAEAEITKMKVLEFLTKFNDSIITYYPLLYEEALQEEQDRAQTRAQAASTSTAGPPSEASGSSSTASSCIPHPE